Part of the Paracoccus sp. S3-43 genome, CCCCGGCCCCTTGGGCGGCGGGTCGAAGGCGGTGGCCCGCGCGTCGGGGTGGTCATAGCGGGCCACGCGGTCCAGGCCCTCGAAGCTGACCCAGATCGCGTCGTCCTCGCCAATGGCCAGCCCTTCGCTGTCGCCGGTATAGCCGGGGGGCAGGGGGACGCCCTTGCTGTCCTTCAGATGCACGCGCCCGGCGATGTTCATGGCCCGGATCAGGCCCTGCGAATCGCGGTCGATGCTGCCCCAGTACAGATGCGCCCGGTCGGTCAGGGCGTGGAAGGCGGTGCCGTCCGGGCTGATCTCGATCCCCGAAAAGCCGCCGAAGCTGTCGTTATCGTCGCGCCAGACGAAGGTGCCGACATAGTCCAGCGACGCGGCCGGCGCAGGGGCGCCGGCCGCGATCAGGAACAGGGCTGCAACAGCGCCTAGGGCGCGCCGGCGACAGAGCGGCATTCCCTGGGCAGTTCGCTGAGCCGGAAGGTCCGGGGGTGGCGGTAATCGGGATCGGGCGGCGTCGGATCGACCCGGCTGGGGTCGATCCGGTTCCGGATCCACTCGGCGGCCTCGGCGCAGCCGTCGCCCGGCGGCGGGGCGGGCTGGCGGTCGCAGATCGAGCCGCGCGGACAGGCCAGCCGGACGTGGAAGTGATAGTTGTGGGCGTCGATCGGCCGGATCTTGCGCAGCCAGCTGCGGTCGCCGCGTTCGGCCTGGCACATGGCGACCTTGGCCACCGGATCGACCAGGATCCGTTCGACGCGCGGATCGCGGGCGGCGGCGCGCAGGATCGCCATGTGCCCGCCGTTCCAGACAGTCGTCAGCCCGATCCCGCGCCGGTCGGCGATCGACTGCGACGAGATGTTCTCGCGCTGCTGCGGCGACAGGTTCAGCGAGGACGGCGGCAGCATCCAGATATCGGCGTCCAGCCCGATCTGGTGGCTGGCATGCCCCGAGGTCATCGGCCCGCCGCGCGGCTGGCTCATGTCGCCGATGTAAAGGCCGCGCCAGCCTGCCTGCTGCGCGGCCTGCGACAGGCCGATCAGGAAGCTGACCAGTTCGGGATGGCCCCAGTTGCGGTTGCGCGACAGGCGCATCGCCTGCCAGCTTGGCCCGGTTTCGGGCAGTTGCACGAAGCCTTGTCCGCAGCCCCTGGAATAAAAGCCGATGGACACGGCAGGGCCCGGCGCGGCGGTGCGGAAGCCGCCGAAGACATCCTTGGCCAGCGGGTCGGCGGATGCGGGCATGACAAGGCCCGCCACGATGGCGGCGGCGGTCAGGAACTTGCGGATCACTGCTCGACCTCTCCCTCGGGTTTGACCCAGACTAGCAGAACCAGCGAGACGATGAACAGCAGGATCAGCGGGGATATGCCGATCCGCTGGTTGCCGGTGGCATCGGTGACGACCGCGATCGCCAGCGGCGCCAGGAAGGCGGTGGCCTTGCCGGACAGGGCGTAAAGGCCGAAACCCTCGGTCGCGCGGGCCTCGGTCGTGTGGCGGACCATCAGGGTGCGGCTGGCGGCCTGCAACGCGCCGCCCGCCCCGCCGATCAGCGCGCCGCAGGCGAAGAACACCAGATCCGGGACATAGAACCGCCCGAAGACCGGATTCGACGGCACCGCCATGCCGAACAGCGTCTGCCGGTCCATGCCGACCACCACCAGGCAGACGCCGGTCAGGATCAGCGTGGTGGCGATGATGACGGGCTTCGGCCCCCAGGCCCGGTCGGCGCGCCCGCCTGCCCAACTGACGATGGCGGCCGAAATCGCGCTGACCACCCCGAAGACGCCCGCCAGGAACACCGGCCAGCCCAGCACCGTCCCGGCATAGACGCCGCCGAATCCATAGAGCGCGTTCAGCGCGTCGCGCGACAGCATCGACGACACCAGCCAGGCCGCGAGGCTGTGGCGGTGGCGCAGGCTGCGGATCAGCGCCCACAGCTCGCGCATCGCGGCGCCGATGCGGATGGGCTGGCGTGGGCCGCGCGGCTCGCGCACCCACAGGAAGAAGGGGATCATGAAGACGATATACCAGATCGCCACGAAGGGACCGACGAAGCGCGTGCCTTCCCGCGCCGCCGGGTCCAGGCCGAACAGCGGGTCGATGCCGATCAGCGTCTTGCCCGAGGGCGTTTCCTGGAACAGCGCCAGCATCACCGCCAGCGACACCACGCCCCCCAGATAGCCGAAGGCATAGCCCGACCCGGACAGGCGCCCGATCTCGTCCCGCGGGGCAAGGCCGGGCAGCAGGGCGTTGGTGAAGATGGTGGCGAATTCGACCCCGATCAGGCCGATGCCGAACAGCACCACCGCCTGCACCAGGGCGGGTTGCTGCGGCATCAGCCCCCACAGCCCCGCCGACCCCGCGACATAGAGGACCGAGAAGAACCAGATCCAGGGCATCCGCCGCCCGGAGGTGTCGGCGATGGCCCCCAGGATCGGCGCGCAGAGGGCGATGACGATGCCCGTCACCGACAGGCCATAGCCCCACAGCGCCTGCGCCTGCGCGCCCGCCAGCCGCAGGTCGCCGCTGACTTGCAGGAAATGGCGCTGCGCCACCTCGGCGAAATAGACCGAGAAGACGAAGGTCAGCAGAAGCGTATGAAAAGGCTGGCTGGCCCAGTCGAAGAACCACCAGCCCCAGATCCGTTTGCGGTCCATCCGCCCCTCTCGCGCCGTTCGGGCGTCATAAGGCCCAAGCGCCGTCAGGCTGGCAAGTGCGCTTTTGCGTCAGGCGGGATCTCGGGCGGCCAGGGGCGCAGCGCGTCGGCCTCGGCCCAGGCGGCGATCCAGCCGGGCAGGGGCGGGCTGTCGGGCGATGCGCCAAGCGCCGCCATGACCTCGGACGGGGGGACGATGCCCCTGGCCGAGGTGACGGCCGAGCGGATCAGCACCTGGTTGCAGCACTCGGGCCCCTTCCACATCGACTGGTCCATATAGATGAAGCGGTGGTCCCAGCCCGCCACGCGCGAAAACATCGTGAAGCGGTCGAAGGCGCGGATGCGGCGGCGATAGCGGACCGAACTGCCCGCCACGGTGATGCCCCATTTCCGACCGCGCAGGATCGGGATCAGCCCGCTGCGCTGCGCCATCGGGATGCGGCCCAGATCATAGAGCGTCAGGGTGCGGCCGTTGTTCAGCTCGATCCAGGGATCCAGATCCCAGGGCCAGCAGAGATGGGTCGAGACATGAACGTCGGTCACGCCCAGGCGCGGGGCGTTGCGGAACTTGACTATCTCTTTCGCGAAGCGGAGCAAGGGATACATCGGACATCCTTCGGCGGGGCGCTTTCGGGCGTGGACGCGTCCCACGCAATCGTCAACCGGAACGCGGCGGCAACTTGCTTGCGGAAGCCGCCGCCGCTGGGGCATACAAGGCGCGATTTCAAACCGGGGGCATGATGGGAACGCTTTACGAGGCCTTGCAACTGATCCTGCAAGTAGTGTGGTTCGTGATGATCGTCCACATCATCATGTCCTGGCTGATCAATTTCCAGGTTCTGAACCTGCGCCAGCCCCTGATCGCGCAGATCTGGGAGGGGCTGAACCGGCTGCTGGAGCCGCTGTATCGCCCGATCCGCAACATGCTGCCCAATACCGGCGGGCTGGATCTGGCGCCACTGGTCGTTTTCATCGCCATCATCATCCTGCAACGCGCGCTCGCCAATAATGCGGGCTTCTTCTACGGGATGTGATGCCCACGGATCTTCTGCGGCAGGTCTGGGGGTTCGACGGCTTCCGCCCCGGCCAGGGCGAGATCGTCGAGGCCGTGGCGGCGGGCCGCGACGTGCTGGCGATCATGCCCACCGGCGGCGGCAAGTCGCTGTGCTTCCAGTTGCCCGCGCTGATGCGCGACGGGGTGACGGTGGTGATTTCCCCGCTGATCGCCCTGATGCGCGACCAGGTGCGGGCGCTGCGCGAGGCGGGTGTGGCGGCGGGGGCGCTGACCAGCGGCAACACGGACGAGGAAACCGACGCCGTGTTCCAGGCCCTGTCGCGGGGCGAGTTGAAGCTGCTGTATATGGCGCCGGAACGGCTGGCCTCGGGCGGGACGCTGAACCTGCTGCGCGGCGCGGGCGTGACGGCGATCGCGGTGGACGAGGCGCATTGCGTCAGCCAGTGGGGCCATGATTTCCGCCCCGATTACCTGCGCATCGGCGATCTGAAGCGGTCGCTGGACGTGCCGCTGGCGGCCTTCACCGCGACGGCGGATGTCGAGACGCGGGCCGAGATCGTCACGCGCCTGTTCGACGGGCGCGCGCCGGTGACGTTCCTGCGCGGCTTCGACCGCCCGAACCTGCGGTTGGCCTTCCAGCCCAAGGACAGCCCGCGCAAGCAGGTGATGGCCTTTGTCGCCGCCCGTCGCGGCCAGTCGGGCATCGTTTATTGCGCCAGCCGCGCGCGGACCGAGACGCTGGCCCAGGCGCTGACCGAGGCCGGCCATGCCGCCGTCGCCTATCACGCCGGGCTTGAGGCCGAGACGCGGCGGCAGGTCGAGGCGCGGTTCCAGCGCGAGGACGGGCTGATCGTGGTGGCCACCATCGCCTTCGGCATGGGCATCGACAAGCCCGATATCCGCTGGGTGCTGCACGCCGACCTGCCCAAGTCGATCGAGGGCTATTACCAGGAAATCGGCCGCGCGGGCCGCGACGGCGATCCGGCCGATACGCTGACGCTCTATGGTCCCGACGACATCCGCCTGCGCCGCACTCAGATCGACGAGGGACTGGCCGATCCGGCGCGCAAGGCCGCCGACCACGCCCGGCTGAACGCGCTTCTGGGCCTGGCCGAGGCGACCGGCTGCCGACGGCGCAAGCTGCTGGCCTATTTCGGCGAGGATCTGGCGCAGGACTGCGGCAATTGCGACCTCTGCGCCGCCCCGCCCAAGCTGTTCGATGCCACCCAGGCGGTGCGCAAGGCATTGTCGGCGATGGTGCGGACCGGCGAATGGTTCGGCGCGACCCACCTGATCGACATCCTCACCGGCAATGCCACGGAAAAGGTCCGCGAACGCGGCCACGACAAGCTGCCGACATTCGGCGTGGGGCGCGAACACAACCGCGCGCAATGGCAGGCGATCTTCCGCCAGATGATGGGCCGCGACCTCTGTCGTCCCGATCCCGAACGCCACGGCGCCCTGCACCTGACCGAGGCCGCCCATCCCGTCCTGCGCGGCGAGGAAAGCGTGACCCTGCGCCAGGACACCACCGCGCCCAGGCCCGCCACCGTCCTGCGCACCCAGGTCAGCGAGGAGGACGAGCCGCTGCTCTCCGCGTTGAAGGCCAAGCGCCGCGCCCTGGCCGAGGCCGCGCGCGTCCCCGCCTATGTCATCTTCCCCGACCGCACCCTGATCGAGATGGCGACGACGCGCCCGCAGACGCTGGACCAGATGGCCCAGGTCGGCGGCGTGGGGGCCAAGAAGCTGGAAA contains:
- a CDS encoding YggT family protein, which codes for MGTLYEALQLILQVVWFVMIVHIIMSWLINFQVLNLRQPLIAQIWEGLNRLLEPLYRPIRNMLPNTGGLDLAPLVVFIAIIILQRALANNAGFFYGM
- a CDS encoding esterase-like activity of phytase family protein, whose amino-acid sequence is MPLCRRRALGAVAALFLIAAGAPAPAASLDYVGTFVWRDDNDSFGGFSGIEISPDGTAFHALTDRAHLYWGSIDRDSQGLIRAMNIAGRVHLKDSKGVPLPPGYTGDSEGLAIGEDDAIWVSFEGLDRVARYDHPDARATAFDPPPKGPGMRNNSGLEALAIRDGIIHAVPERSGAESRPFPILTFRDGAWRQAGEIRRDPRWLAVGADFGPDGWFYLLERDFQGILGFASRVRRMQLTDDGPVNEEILLTTRPLQYDNLEGLAVWHDGQGIRLTMISDDNFLFVQRTELVEYRLRD
- the recQ gene encoding DNA helicase RecQ, encoding MPTDLLRQVWGFDGFRPGQGEIVEAVAAGRDVLAIMPTGGGKSLCFQLPALMRDGVTVVISPLIALMRDQVRALREAGVAAGALTSGNTDEETDAVFQALSRGELKLLYMAPERLASGGTLNLLRGAGVTAIAVDEAHCVSQWGHDFRPDYLRIGDLKRSLDVPLAAFTATADVETRAEIVTRLFDGRAPVTFLRGFDRPNLRLAFQPKDSPRKQVMAFVAARRGQSGIVYCASRARTETLAQALTEAGHAAVAYHAGLEAETRRQVEARFQREDGLIVVATIAFGMGIDKPDIRWVLHADLPKSIEGYYQEIGRAGRDGDPADTLTLYGPDDIRLRRTQIDEGLADPARKAADHARLNALLGLAEATGCRRRKLLAYFGEDLAQDCGNCDLCAAPPKLFDATQAVRKALSAMVRTGEWFGATHLIDILTGNATEKVRERGHDKLPTFGVGREHNRAQWQAIFRQMMGRDLCRPDPERHGALHLTEAAHPVLRGEESVTLRQDTTAPRPATVLRTQVSEEDEPLLSALKAKRRALAEAARVPAYVIFPDRTLIEMATTRPQTLDQMAQVGGVGAKKLESYGRDFLSVIAGEVPDMHPQRRKLAGRPEGALFDRLVAAQADLLRGPDGTEKPLSCSTAQIRRIAEAKPSDEAGLARHLDPARLDRFGAAFLRAIAAA
- the mepA gene encoding penicillin-insensitive murein endopeptidase; translated protein: MIRKFLTAAAIVAGLVMPASADPLAKDVFGGFRTAAPGPAVSIGFYSRGCGQGFVQLPETGPSWQAMRLSRNRNWGHPELVSFLIGLSQAAQQAGWRGLYIGDMSQPRGGPMTSGHASHQIGLDADIWMLPPSSLNLSPQQRENISSQSIADRRGIGLTTVWNGGHMAILRAAARDPRVERILVDPVAKVAMCQAERGDRSWLRKIRPIDAHNYHFHVRLACPRGSICDRQPAPPPGDGCAEAAEWIRNRIDPSRVDPTPPDPDYRHPRTFRLSELPRECRSVAGAP
- a CDS encoding acyl-CoA thioesterase, whose translation is MYPLLRFAKEIVKFRNAPRLGVTDVHVSTHLCWPWDLDPWIELNNGRTLTLYDLGRIPMAQRSGLIPILRGRKWGITVAGSSVRYRRRIRAFDRFTMFSRVAGWDHRFIYMDQSMWKGPECCNQVLIRSAVTSARGIVPPSEVMAALGASPDSPPLPGWIAAWAEADALRPWPPEIPPDAKAHLPA
- a CDS encoding MFS transporter gives rise to the protein MDRKRIWGWWFFDWASQPFHTLLLTFVFSVYFAEVAQRHFLQVSGDLRLAGAQAQALWGYGLSVTGIVIALCAPILGAIADTSGRRMPWIWFFSVLYVAGSAGLWGLMPQQPALVQAVVLFGIGLIGVEFATIFTNALLPGLAPRDEIGRLSGSGYAFGYLGGVVSLAVMLALFQETPSGKTLIGIDPLFGLDPAAREGTRFVGPFVAIWYIVFMIPFFLWVREPRGPRQPIRIGAAMRELWALIRSLRHRHSLAAWLVSSMLSRDALNALYGFGGVYAGTVLGWPVFLAGVFGVVSAISAAIVSWAGGRADRAWGPKPVIIATTLILTGVCLVVVGMDRQTLFGMAVPSNPVFGRFYVPDLVFFACGALIGGAGGALQAASRTLMVRHTTEARATEGFGLYALSGKATAFLAPLAIAVVTDATGNQRIGISPLILLFIVSLVLLVWVKPEGEVEQ